A window of Cohnella herbarum contains these coding sequences:
- a CDS encoding cadherin-like beta sandwich domain-containing protein — protein sequence MRKGWNSGLIKLLIVALLLQGMPLKYGGGNTAYAEGSEQGSDDPMISVTSSTYGNDKLTDYTWKRAENGTFKPAARQAASMAYDEAAGNVVLFGGEGGGLLRDTWVWDGSEQTWQQETGSLSNPVERKLAVMAFDPSTQKVLMFGGQGSSGLLNDTWLWDGHTANWTKLTPSVSPSARAGAQLAFDGEQLVLFGGYKLNGATKVPLGDTWLWDGTNWTEVTPSDPADSPPAAYNGQMAFDGQAAVLYGGITGNTTENGQTIKDSSPYLWHWHADTLKWTSTTGPEAFGRWDHAMAYDGRRVVILSGARDYVHLYNSNSTLFTDLKMPSSHYPYPRTSMAYGWKNGAWERFPQLGSSDFAVLDDVGYPGELQLYPNQQPFPITNASMAFDGTNFIVFGGHRDAVDVWDKHQIKGGHYIETKPAGVMGETWVFGYTPPSPPGIKMIDDPLINLDPAHLNDTVSVIYSVYSLGGKPVSSRGVEYRPYTEEGSEAWIAVPYTANPQETGSFTVTLSGLTWQREYEVRGYAVNELGTSITPIARFVLDNDPSMEEPDVRIDRIGPSVLHVKDKKRIVAVGEGITNLHRKPLGEIHYFLKNGDSTIPLKHTILNKSQLELTWDGELPPGTYEVHLEHDTYQDYEFIDDPSTTEHNEGLGIFNTDFYKPRNFDRVDVPGTGSGNEPTSMWLQGPFTESHLKPKEYVLNDTSEVVTINGNVQFKGSSLVVDKTDPTKSVITGDGRFYVNSSRTPGANVSYTLYDGPFTIDSNDFSLNLSGNSAADYLSIEMPFTANKLTFVKGGLDMSGTLDIGFMVGNQKVFSSVAVEKIEYRNNRFDINGTYSMNKSFKVGPLDVSDTQFVIDSRIPYVSVKAKGKLPNNSIGFDLLMKLKQGRLDEIGFGMYDKTKLASTGLQVNYLFGNVNNLAGKSQIPQRFSVTGSVADVIVPMLKHPTVDYKFNLLGTDSIAVDLTNYGFDASGIEYYYWFPVNDMSMQVVTDPKIAALPGFASQGFLAKGNISVFDYVKGVIGAYSFNKKGYSGVLKGTVYVPKGIPRIGGATVRNVVLSVNEKGMSGLMKHNGINARVTYTFQNNTILFEVEAEPPKKSWWEKGLDLYNSVNDFFEQTAPLGDILEELILYNKPNNSSPFLIAAADDWKKSFDFARFNAANGLASTTGAMEKVYELTPMRLAIQPEDTTETNVNARIADGQLTAVDRMPRMTMNADASSSQISSEFTVNRSYEALIVMTGDQRSAVLKASSAANPSVENTIKTEAVYNDGQNTTYMRASLYEGNWKLITGNGSRIGVNELLFANQSLTLDQLAAVWEGTPDRSVTSLIIEEAGAYALNIEAAQGEVILYKPDGRPYNVQMSQNEPGWNSFMDSGDLHVLLDAVESGTWLISADESPKAAINDVPSLTTMEQLRQWVQDKAYPTYIEMSRTSSGQAIVEIYGADEETKLYAPNGEYYKLQPDPNLSGMNVTFDEAQKKMTVWLDKVELNGQWKAVGSAFTSVAAYKLNRKFKSIKPLLDEGRYSKYFELAEKGDYMLSVSGGNTGTVVLAPNGKPYTLNFADQSGNAYLQPAADRVLAPSSGGDPLDQTQVVTPNPVQDGRDMLYVSLLNAPAGKWLVQNNTKVDLQIQKLIPSPDVKASVTSLADTGNRIQVTWSTENASADTEVAIMLTGSRDAYSGEVLADGLTASGSKVMDIPEMTIPGTYYLTVAATSADNASTYAVADNQVEVTAPYALNAPSQLSVLSTGNGEVSLQFASVTGQVERYRIWVGEGADAQPTTPIMDFAPQSGASQQAVISGLRVDADYTIAVSAIGEQGGRLVLSPLSENVNLRLPVPQPAALTVSLDAGAKPVVERTSTAYDGSDEKLFLTAAEQATLEVTSNQAAELTLTINGRTFDSVQGSANGTHSFDLNELLDTNALGEQEYKMRIEAVNARGDRSIEYRKLFVDRTAPLLVVSGGNDTEGKSISLNGTVDFSGKLLIEGQTEAGAKLDIGGVIVPIDDTGRFVYYAPLAWDSNTDRILITMKASDEAGNETTHGFEVLKDTAGIGLTYPDDLAALTTGDATMSAPYQFGTSDYQAIAYSNKVRVYAVPMVSSSAVSIDGTPLPTSGYVEVDLPEGGRTVQIGVKPAGNPPERFYTLSIATGSNAALLNALTLKTQTGEAVAAQPFTGTEETYNVYVEDSVEEVTLTPHAQMAGSEIRVNGQAVQGGQASQTIPLDANENPIPVTVVSPDGTSTREYQVVVWRMPSNNADLQQLDIATTGAVMSPGFDPNVPTYRVLVPSATSVLELHPVAQQANAVVQVNGQAVTGGSVNVPLSGDSTSVVIEVRAQDDSERKYTLSVVRQKAVPAQAPLLSSLEASAIMDGDFSPYRLSYGTKANTDNGWATITAIADDPQTIVTVKGVSLQGGGKFAPNLELGKNNIVVKVESADLTASRTYSVNVTRVSKSGTGSPEGTVRQSTIAGGAGKWSDQIEIVRTITKEGIALDTVKLDADKARMILAKSKQNNDSIARIYVTDIPGDPADERMVNLSAGALSLLADGGLSLQIILPEAVIDLSAASLQQLGKKGQDVYFRVIPVVADDERDKVKSRVLTSEPVRKATGNKSASVIGNPVRIETNSNGFKAELLFPLANSGLPTDEAAAKQMLSELSVYIEHSDGEKVLASGEIRYDENGKIAGIAIVVNKFSTFTIVRTSVQTNEEASVLKPYIFGYPNGTFGPTQSIKRAEFAAILHRLGADGSTTGMSSTQAKGYADVAAKHWAAEEIGYMQRSGLMLGDHKGLFRPDVAVTRAEMAKIVSRLLPSDAGDQASAGTFSDTQGHWAADAIKMAAQAGILQGYTDGTFRPDNKLSRAEAVKVLNKLFQRPTASAKTSSWQDVPLNNWAIREIESASGTVKVLSGGGVIVEPAKH from the coding sequence GTGCGCAAGGGTTGGAATTCAGGATTGATCAAGCTCTTGATCGTCGCGTTACTGCTTCAAGGCATGCCTCTTAAGTATGGAGGCGGAAATACGGCTTATGCAGAGGGATCTGAACAAGGTTCAGACGATCCAATGATCTCGGTTACATCCAGTACATACGGGAATGACAAGTTAACGGACTATACGTGGAAGAGGGCAGAGAACGGTACGTTTAAACCGGCTGCCAGACAAGCTGCAAGCATGGCTTACGATGAGGCTGCCGGGAATGTCGTATTGTTCGGCGGCGAGGGCGGCGGCTTGCTTAGGGACACTTGGGTTTGGGATGGCAGCGAGCAAACCTGGCAGCAAGAGACAGGTTCGCTCTCTAATCCGGTCGAACGCAAATTGGCGGTAATGGCATTCGATCCATCAACCCAAAAAGTGTTGATGTTCGGAGGCCAAGGCTCCTCCGGCCTTCTCAACGATACTTGGTTATGGGATGGACATACGGCCAACTGGACGAAACTGACTCCTAGCGTATCTCCCTCGGCACGAGCAGGTGCGCAGCTCGCTTTCGACGGGGAGCAACTGGTTCTGTTCGGCGGATATAAACTTAACGGAGCTACGAAAGTTCCGCTCGGCGATACTTGGCTGTGGGATGGGACGAATTGGACGGAAGTCACGCCTTCGGATCCCGCTGACTCCCCTCCGGCCGCATACAATGGGCAGATGGCTTTCGACGGGCAAGCGGCTGTGTTGTATGGGGGGATTACCGGGAATACAACGGAAAACGGCCAAACCATTAAAGACAGCTCGCCGTATCTATGGCACTGGCATGCCGATACTTTGAAATGGACTTCGACGACCGGTCCGGAGGCATTCGGTCGTTGGGATCACGCGATGGCTTATGATGGTCGTCGGGTGGTAATCCTCAGTGGAGCTCGAGACTATGTTCATTTGTACAATAGCAATAGTACGCTTTTTACGGATCTGAAAATGCCTTCATCCCATTATCCGTACCCAAGAACCAGCATGGCTTACGGCTGGAAAAACGGTGCTTGGGAGAGATTTCCGCAGCTCGGATCGTCGGATTTCGCGGTTCTGGACGATGTTGGCTATCCGGGTGAGCTTCAGCTATACCCTAATCAGCAGCCGTTCCCGATTACGAATGCCAGTATGGCGTTCGACGGCACCAATTTCATCGTTTTCGGCGGGCATCGCGATGCGGTGGACGTATGGGACAAACATCAAATCAAAGGCGGACATTATATCGAAACAAAGCCCGCCGGGGTTATGGGGGAAACATGGGTGTTCGGCTATACGCCGCCATCCCCTCCGGGGATCAAGATGATCGATGATCCGTTGATTAATCTTGATCCGGCTCATCTCAATGATACGGTCAGCGTGATTTACAGCGTTTATTCGCTAGGCGGCAAACCGGTTAGTTCACGCGGGGTCGAGTATCGTCCGTATACGGAAGAGGGTAGCGAGGCTTGGATCGCGGTTCCCTATACGGCCAATCCGCAAGAAACAGGCTCGTTCACCGTTACATTGAGCGGTTTGACCTGGCAACGGGAGTATGAGGTTCGAGGTTATGCAGTTAACGAACTCGGCACGAGTATTACTCCGATCGCGCGGTTTGTGCTGGATAACGATCCATCAATGGAAGAGCCGGATGTCCGGATTGATCGGATAGGTCCTTCAGTGCTGCACGTGAAAGACAAGAAGCGAATCGTAGCCGTCGGCGAAGGCATAACCAACTTGCATCGCAAGCCGCTGGGCGAAATCCACTATTTTCTGAAAAACGGTGACAGCACGATTCCTCTAAAACACACCATTCTGAATAAAAGTCAGTTGGAATTGACTTGGGATGGCGAATTGCCGCCAGGCACCTATGAGGTGCATCTCGAGCATGACACTTACCAGGATTACGAGTTTATCGACGATCCCTCGACAACCGAGCATAACGAGGGATTGGGAATATTTAACACCGACTTCTACAAGCCGCGCAATTTCGACCGGGTGGACGTGCCCGGCACGGGTTCGGGCAACGAACCGACCAGTATGTGGTTGCAAGGACCGTTCACGGAATCTCACTTAAAGCCGAAGGAGTATGTCCTTAATGACACCTCCGAGGTCGTGACGATAAACGGAAACGTCCAGTTCAAGGGCAGCAGCCTCGTGGTTGACAAGACGGATCCGACGAAATCCGTAATTACCGGAGATGGGCGATTTTACGTCAACAGCAGTAGAACGCCAGGCGCTAACGTGTCCTATACGTTGTACGACGGACCGTTCACGATAGATTCGAACGATTTCTCTCTCAATCTATCGGGTAACAGCGCCGCCGATTATTTGAGCATAGAAATGCCTTTTACGGCTAATAAGCTTACATTCGTCAAAGGCGGATTGGATATGTCCGGTACGCTGGACATCGGGTTTATGGTCGGGAATCAGAAGGTATTCAGCTCCGTAGCCGTAGAGAAAATCGAATATCGCAATAATCGATTCGATATCAACGGTACTTATTCGATGAACAAGAGCTTTAAGGTGGGGCCGCTTGACGTGAGCGATACCCAATTCGTCATAGACAGCCGAATCCCTTATGTTAGCGTGAAGGCAAAAGGCAAATTACCTAATAATAGCATCGGCTTCGATCTGCTTATGAAGCTCAAGCAGGGACGTCTAGACGAGATCGGCTTCGGCATGTACGACAAGACGAAGCTTGCTTCGACGGGACTCCAAGTCAATTATTTGTTCGGCAACGTGAATAACCTGGCAGGGAAGTCGCAAATCCCTCAGAGGTTCAGCGTGACAGGCTCGGTAGCGGATGTTATCGTACCGATGCTTAAGCACCCGACGGTTGATTACAAATTCAATCTGCTCGGAACGGATTCTATCGCGGTCGATCTAACCAATTACGGCTTCGACGCCAGCGGAATCGAATATTATTACTGGTTCCCGGTGAACGACATGAGCATGCAGGTCGTTACAGATCCGAAGATCGCCGCACTACCGGGCTTCGCTTCGCAAGGCTTCTTGGCCAAAGGAAATATTAGCGTGTTCGATTACGTCAAAGGGGTCATCGGCGCGTATTCTTTTAACAAGAAAGGTTACAGCGGCGTGCTCAAAGGAACCGTGTACGTGCCTAAGGGCATTCCGCGCATCGGCGGAGCGACGGTGCGTAATGTCGTGCTGAGCGTGAACGAAAAAGGGATGTCGGGTTTGATGAAGCATAACGGCATCAACGCGAGAGTGACGTATACGTTCCAAAACAATACGATTCTGTTCGAAGTAGAGGCGGAACCGCCGAAGAAATCGTGGTGGGAGAAAGGTCTCGATCTCTACAACAGCGTCAACGATTTTTTCGAGCAGACCGCACCATTGGGAGATATATTAGAGGAATTAATTCTTTACAATAAGCCGAACAACTCTTCGCCGTTCTTGATTGCGGCCGCCGACGATTGGAAGAAATCTTTTGATTTTGCCCGATTCAACGCTGCCAACGGTCTTGCTTCGACGACAGGCGCAATGGAAAAAGTGTACGAGCTGACGCCGATGCGCTTGGCGATTCAGCCGGAAGATACGACGGAGACGAACGTTAACGCGCGAATTGCGGACGGGCAATTGACGGCGGTTGACCGGATGCCGCGCATGACGATGAATGCGGACGCATCGAGCAGTCAGATCAGCTCCGAGTTCACGGTCAACCGTTCTTATGAGGCACTGATCGTCATGACCGGCGACCAACGGTCGGCCGTATTGAAGGCATCTTCCGCAGCAAATCCGAGTGTCGAAAATACGATAAAAACGGAAGCGGTATATAACGACGGCCAAAATACAACCTATATGCGGGCATCGTTATATGAAGGAAACTGGAAGCTCATTACCGGGAACGGCAGCCGAATCGGCGTGAACGAATTATTGTTCGCAAACCAATCGTTGACGCTGGACCAACTGGCCGCTGTATGGGAGGGTACGCCTGATCGATCGGTGACATCCCTGATTATAGAAGAAGCGGGCGCCTACGCTTTGAACATCGAAGCAGCGCAGGGAGAGGTTATCCTCTATAAACCGGATGGACGACCGTATAACGTGCAAATGTCGCAAAACGAACCTGGTTGGAATTCCTTCATGGATTCGGGCGATCTGCACGTTCTGCTGGATGCGGTTGAAAGCGGAACATGGCTGATCAGCGCGGACGAGAGTCCGAAGGCGGCGATTAACGATGTGCCGTCGCTGACGACAATGGAACAGTTGCGGCAATGGGTGCAAGACAAGGCCTATCCTACGTATATCGAGATGAGCCGCACGAGCAGCGGTCAAGCCATCGTGGAAATTTACGGCGCGGACGAAGAGACGAAGCTTTACGCGCCTAACGGTGAGTATTACAAATTGCAGCCCGATCCGAATTTGAGCGGGATGAACGTTACGTTCGACGAAGCTCAGAAGAAGATGACCGTGTGGCTCGACAAGGTTGAATTGAATGGACAATGGAAAGCGGTGGGCAGCGCCTTTACGAGCGTCGCGGCTTACAAATTAAACAGGAAGTTCAAGTCCATCAAGCCATTGCTGGACGAAGGACGTTATTCCAAGTACTTCGAATTGGCGGAGAAGGGCGATTATATGCTCTCGGTTAGCGGCGGCAACACCGGTACGGTCGTTCTTGCGCCGAACGGCAAGCCTTATACGCTGAATTTCGCAGATCAGAGCGGCAACGCCTACTTGCAGCCGGCGGCGGATAGGGTGCTTGCCCCTTCTTCCGGAGGAGATCCGTTGGATCAAACGCAGGTCGTGACTCCGAACCCCGTGCAGGATGGACGAGACATGCTTTACGTGTCGTTGCTCAATGCACCTGCGGGCAAATGGCTCGTACAGAACAATACCAAAGTCGATCTGCAAATTCAGAAGCTGATTCCGTCGCCTGACGTCAAAGCTTCCGTCACTTCGCTTGCGGATACGGGCAATCGTATTCAGGTGACGTGGTCGACGGAGAATGCCTCAGCCGACACCGAAGTGGCTATTATGCTGACAGGAAGCAGAGACGCTTACAGCGGAGAAGTGCTTGCGGACGGTTTAACGGCTTCGGGCAGTAAAGTCATGGATATCCCGGAAATGACGATACCCGGCACTTATTATTTGACGGTAGCGGCGACAAGCGCCGACAACGCGTCAACGTATGCGGTTGCTGACAATCAGGTGGAGGTAACGGCTCCATACGCGCTAAATGCGCCTTCTCAGCTTAGCGTTCTGTCCACAGGTAACGGGGAAGTATCGCTGCAGTTTGCTTCCGTAACCGGTCAAGTGGAGCGATATCGGATTTGGGTAGGCGAAGGGGCGGATGCGCAGCCTACGACGCCAATCATGGACTTCGCTCCGCAATCCGGAGCTTCGCAGCAAGCGGTGATCTCCGGCCTGCGGGTTGATGCGGATTATACGATCGCGGTTTCGGCGATCGGCGAGCAAGGAGGACGGCTTGTCTTGAGTCCGCTGTCCGAGAACGTTAACTTGAGGCTCCCGGTACCTCAGCCGGCCGCGCTGACCGTATCGCTCGATGCGGGAGCGAAACCGGTCGTCGAGCGCACTTCGACAGCTTATGACGGAAGCGACGAGAAGCTTTTCCTTACGGCGGCCGAACAGGCAACGCTTGAAGTAACGTCGAATCAGGCGGCTGAGCTGACCCTGACGATTAACGGACGGACTTTCGATAGCGTGCAGGGATCGGCCAACGGGACTCATTCGTTCGATCTGAACGAATTGCTGGACACGAATGCATTAGGAGAGCAAGAATACAAGATGCGGATCGAAGCGGTGAACGCGCGCGGCGACCGTAGCATCGAGTACCGCAAGCTGTTCGTCGATCGCACGGCGCCGCTGCTGGTCGTTTCCGGCGGCAATGATACGGAGGGCAAGTCGATCTCGCTTAACGGTACGGTCGACTTCTCCGGCAAATTGCTAATCGAGGGGCAAACCGAAGCCGGAGCGAAGCTGGATATCGGCGGAGTTATCGTACCGATTGACGATACGGGCCGCTTCGTCTACTATGCTCCGCTCGCTTGGGACAGCAATACGGATCGGATCCTCATTACGATGAAGGCTTCCGACGAGGCTGGCAACGAGACAACGCATGGGTTCGAGGTGTTGAAGGATACTGCGGGAATCGGATTAACCTATCCGGACGACTTGGCTGCGCTGACGACGGGCGATGCGACGATGAGCGCGCCGTATCAATTCGGTACAAGCGATTATCAGGCCATAGCCTATTCAAATAAAGTTCGCGTATATGCGGTACCGATGGTTTCGTCTTCCGCCGTTTCGATTGACGGTACGCCGCTGCCGACAAGCGGGTATGTCGAAGTCGACTTGCCGGAAGGCGGGCGAACCGTACAAATCGGCGTGAAGCCTGCCGGTAATCCGCCGGAGCGGTTTTATACGCTGAGTATCGCAACCGGCTCTAACGCGGCGCTGTTGAACGCGTTGACGCTGAAGACGCAAACGGGCGAAGCGGTTGCCGCTCAACCTTTTACCGGAACGGAAGAAACGTATAACGTATATGTAGAAGACTCGGTGGAAGAGGTAACCTTGACTCCTCACGCCCAGATGGCGGGATCGGAGATTAGGGTCAACGGCCAAGCCGTACAGGGCGGCCAGGCTTCTCAGACGATTCCTTTGGACGCGAACGAGAATCCGATTCCGGTTACCGTCGTCTCGCCGGATGGCACGTCTACGCGCGAGTATCAAGTTGTCGTCTGGCGCATGCCAAGCAACAATGCCGATCTGCAGCAACTGGACATCGCCACGACCGGGGCTGTAATGTCGCCGGGCTTTGACCCGAACGTGCCGACATACCGGGTGCTTGTACCGAGCGCAACTTCTGTCCTAGAACTTCATCCTGTCGCGCAGCAAGCGAATGCCGTCGTTCAAGTTAACGGTCAAGCCGTAACCGGCGGTTCGGTGAACGTTCCGCTCAGCGGAGACAGCACGTCCGTTGTGATCGAGGTCCGTGCGCAGGACGACAGCGAACGTAAGTATACCCTGTCCGTCGTTCGACAGAAGGCGGTTCCTGCACAGGCGCCATTGCTTTCGAGTCTGGAGGCGAGCGCAATCATGGACGGCGACTTCAGTCCTTATCGATTAAGCTATGGCACCAAAGCGAACACCGACAACGGTTGGGCAACGATTACGGCGATCGCGGACGATCCGCAGACAATCGTTACGGTAAAGGGCGTATCGTTGCAGGGCGGAGGCAAATTCGCTCCTAACCTCGAGCTAGGGAAAAATAACATCGTCGTTAAAGTCGAGTCGGCCGATCTGACCGCTTCGCGGACATATTCCGTCAATGTAACCCGCGTGAGCAAGTCCGGTACGGGCAGCCCGGAAGGAACCGTGCGACAATCGACGATTGCCGGCGGCGCGGGGAAGTGGTCGGATCAGATCGAGATCGTCCGGACGATCACGAAAGAGGGAATTGCGCTCGATACCGTGAAATTGGATGCGGATAAGGCGCGAATGATATTGGCCAAATCGAAACAGAACAATGACAGCATCGCTCGAATTTACGTGACGGATATCCCTGGCGATCCTGCGGATGAGCGGATGGTGAATCTCAGCGCTGGTGCCTTGAGCTTGCTCGCGGATGGCGGGTTATCGTTGCAAATCATATTGCCCGAAGCGGTTATCGATTTGTCGGCCGCTTCGCTGCAGCAATTAGGCAAGAAAGGACAAGATGTTTACTTCCGGGTTATTCCGGTAGTGGCGGACGATGAACGGGATAAAGTGAAATCCCGCGTTCTGACCTCTGAACCGGTACGGAAAGCGACAGGAAACAAGTCGGCTTCCGTAATCGGAAATCCGGTCCGGATTGAAACCAACTCCAACGGGTTTAAGGCGGAGCTCCTGTTCCCGCTGGCGAATTCGGGGTTGCCGACGGATGAGGCGGCGGCTAAACAAATGCTGTCCGAATTGAGCGTATATATCGAACACAGCGACGGCGAGAAAGTACTTGCGTCGGGCGAGATTCGTTACGACGAGAACGGCAAAATTGCCGGAATAGCGATCGTCGTCAACAAATTCAGCACGTTTACGATCGTTAGAACGTCCGTTCAAACGAATGAAGAAGCTTCGGTACTGAAGCCTTACATTTTCGGTTACCCGAACGGCACTTTCGGCCCGACGCAATCGATCAAACGCGCGGAATTCGCAGCCATTCTTCATCGTCTTGGCGCGGATGGCTCTACGACAGGCATGTCGTCAACGCAAGCGAAAGGTTATGCGGATGTCGCGGCCAAACATTGGGCTGCGGAGGAAATCGGCTACATGCAACGCTCCGGGCTGATGCTCGGCGATCACAAAGGGCTGTTCCGTCCGGATGTCGCCGTTACCCGCGCGGAGATGGCCAAGATCGTCTCCAGGCTACTGCCATCTGACGCAGGCGATCAAGCATCTGCCGGAACATTCAGCGATACGCAAGGGCATTGGGCTGCCGACGCGATCAAGATGGCCGCGCAAGCGGGTATTCTGCAAGGCTATACGGATGGAACCTTCCGTCCGGATAACAAACTGTCTCGCGCGGAAGCGGTTAAGGTTCTGAATAAATTGTTCCAACGTCCTACCGCCAGCGCCAAGACTTCCAGTTGGCAGGACGTACCGCTAAATAACTGGGCTATCCGGGAGATCGAGTCTGCTTCCGGCACGGTGAAGGTGTTATCCGGTGGCGGCGTTATCGTAGAGCCTGCCAAGCATTAA
- a CDS encoding TetR/AcrR family transcriptional regulator: protein MINNQSLRHMKREATATALADAAYALALEKGMDGFVVEDVVQRAGYSRRTFANHYSCKEEAVAAAAIVFHGAEEVEDWIANLDEHVTPLDFLYHLMKMQLTAEHLGKLQQLMSMSKQYPTLKPYILSALRRLQITAQETLSELSQGRYPAGYTHLLVGAVYGAVLPLLDGSLNVPLPVQSSAEDSKADTFDHYLDTMFGYLRNGF from the coding sequence ATGATAAACAATCAAAGCCTACGCCATATGAAGAGGGAAGCAACCGCGACCGCGCTTGCCGATGCAGCATATGCTCTTGCGCTGGAGAAAGGGATGGACGGCTTCGTTGTCGAGGACGTCGTCCAGCGCGCTGGCTATTCCAGAAGAACGTTCGCGAACCATTACTCCTGCAAGGAGGAAGCGGTAGCTGCTGCGGCTATCGTCTTTCACGGTGCCGAAGAAGTAGAGGATTGGATTGCAAATCTAGACGAGCATGTGACCCCTCTAGATTTTCTTTACCATTTAATGAAGATGCAACTCACCGCGGAACATCTCGGTAAATTGCAACAGCTTATGTCTATGTCGAAGCAGTATCCGACGCTTAAACCTTATATCCTTAGCGCGCTGCGCCGTTTACAAATAACGGCCCAAGAGACGCTAAGCGAGTTGTCCCAAGGCCGATATCCAGCAGGGTACACCCATCTTCTCGTTGGCGCGGTTTACGGCGCGGTGCTCCCTTTGCTCGACGGCAGCCTGAACGTCCCGTTGCCGGTTCAATCCTCAGCGGAAGATTCGAAAGCCGATACGTTCGATCATTATTTGGACACTATGTTCGGCTACTTGCGCAACGGATTCTAA